The following coding sequences lie in one Polynucleobacter asymbioticus genomic window:
- a CDS encoding AAA family ATPase, producing the protein MTCKLSPAAPRLILFAGHAGTGKTTLAKKALPLIVEKTGESFFFLDKDTVYGAYSAHVMELTTNNPNDRDSPFYLQNLRDWEYAGLIAIARENLQLGVNVILVGPFSREIQTGRMFNPEELGVPSVSSIRIAWIDLDENEAKRRMEKRADPRDEYKLKNWDQYAKRRLEPPEHSAIQRFDNLHFDEAKFEKLINHLTQ; encoded by the coding sequence ATGACCTGTAAGCTCAGTCCTGCCGCTCCTCGCCTAATCCTCTTTGCTGGTCATGCAGGCACCGGCAAAACCACTTTAGCCAAAAAAGCCTTGCCCCTGATTGTTGAAAAAACTGGGGAAAGCTTTTTCTTTCTAGATAAAGATACCGTATATGGCGCTTACAGCGCCCATGTCATGGAACTCACCACTAACAATCCCAATGATCGAGATAGCCCCTTCTACCTCCAGAATCTGAGAGATTGGGAATATGCCGGGCTAATTGCGATTGCGAGAGAAAACTTGCAGCTTGGAGTTAACGTGATCTTGGTGGGGCCATTTTCTAGAGAAATCCAAACTGGTCGAATGTTTAATCCAGAAGAGTTGGGAGTACCCAGCGTATCGAGTATCAGAATCGCCTGGATTGATCTAGATGAAAATGAGGCGAAGCGTCGCATGGAAAAGCGAGCTGATCCAAGAGACGAATATAAACTCAAGAATTGGGATCAATATGCCAAACGGAGATTAGAGCCACCAGAACATTCGGCAATACAGCGCTTTGATAATCTCCATTTTGACGAAGCCAAGTTTGAAAAGTTAATTAATCATCTGACCCAATAA